The Ammospiza nelsoni isolate bAmmNel1 chromosome 27, bAmmNel1.pri, whole genome shotgun sequence genome contains a region encoding:
- the MFSD12 gene encoding major facilitator superfamily domain-containing protein 12, which produces MAEPPLSPQSPGPALPLRARLSFACGHFLNDACSALWFTYLLPFLHAVLGYGHAAAGGLLLAGQAADGLCTPLLGFEADRAHGCGRCGRRKGWHLAGTTCVLVSFPFVFSPCLACRDSTPQWAAFIYYLPFIIIFQFGWAATQVSHLALIPELVSSDHGKVELTAFRYAFTVMANITVYGLTWLLLNFQTDQPDRMEHLGPQDIPVFRNLALIVVGLGAVFSLIFHLGTKEKPYPPGVLPEPEESTPLLHKESPGPPRPLLLWKDWLLEPSFYQVAVLYMATRLIVNLSQTYIAMYLTNSLLLSKKYIATIPLVMYVSGFLSSFLMKPVNKWIGRNLTYFVGILVVLAFASWVALARPVGDEIYGLAVLLGAGSATILVTSLSMTADLIGTNTHSSAFVYGAMSFTDKMANGLAVMVIQNLHPCPTELCCPACVGFYRWVMVLVTGGIAVAAVTTLCSIMVWPIRIRCRAVSLQGLRRARTPESGTGSTEGDSHSSTVN; this is translated from the exons ATGGCGGAGCCGCCGCTGTCCCCGCAGTccccgggcccggcgctgccgctgcgGGCGCGGCTCAGCTTCGCGTGCGGGCACTTCCTGAACGACGCGTGCTCGGCGCTCTGGTTCACCTacctgctgcccttcctgcacGCCGTGCTGGGCTACGGGCACGCCGCGGCcggggggctgctgctggcgggccAGGCGGCCGACGGGCTCTGCACGCCCCTGCTCGGCTTCGAGGCCGACCGGGCCCACGGCTGCGGGCGCTGCGGGCGCAGGAAGGGCTGGCACCTGGCCG GCACCACCTGTGTCCTCGTGTCCTTTCCCTTTGTCttcagcccctgcctggcctgcagggacagcactcCACAATGGGCAGCCTTCATCTACTACCTCCCCTTCATCATCATCTTCCAGTTTGGCTGGGCAGCCACACAGGTGTCCCACCTGGCCCTCATCCCTGAGCTGGTGAGCAGTGACCATGGCAAGGTGGAGCTCACAGCTTTCAG GTATGCCTTCACTGTCATGGCCAACATCACCGTGTACGGCCTGACCTGGCTCCTGCTGAACTTCCAGACGGACCAGCCCGACCGCATGGAGCACCTGGGCCCGCAGGACATCCCTGTGTTCCGG AACTTGGCCCTCATcgtggtggggctgggggccgTGTTCTCCCTCATCTTCCACCTGGGCACCAAGGAGAAGCCGTACCCACCGGGCGTGCTGCCCGAGCCAGAGGAGAGTACCCCCCTGCTGCACAAGGAGTCCCCGGGACCCCCACgccctctgctgctctggaaggaCTGGCTGCTGGAGCCCTCCTTCTACCAG gttGCAGTGCTCTACATGGCCACCCGCCTCATTGTCAACCTGTCCCAGACCTACATCGCCATGTACCTCACCAACTCGCTGCTGCTCTCCAAG AAGTACATTGCCACCATTCCCCTGGTGATGTACGTCAGTGGGTTCCTCTCCTCGTTCCTCATGAAGCCTGTGAACAAATGGATTGGTCGGAAT CTGACTTACTTTGTGGGCATCCTGGTGGTCCTGGCCTTTGCCTCCTGGGTGGCCCTGGCCAGGCCAGTAGGAGATGAGATCTACGGGCTGGCGGTGCTGCTCGGGGCAGGCTCAGCCACCATCCTGGTCACCTCCCTGTCTATGACTGCAGATCTCATCGGCACCAACACG CACAGCAGCGCGTTTGTCTACGGAGCCATGAGCTTCACGGACAAGATGGCCAATGGCCTGGCTGTGATGGTGATCCAGAACCTGCACCCCTGCCC gactgagctgtgctgccctgcctgtgtcGGCTTCTACCGCTGGGTGATGGTGCTGGTCACCGGCGGCATCGCTGTCGCCGCTGTCACCACCCTCTGCTCCATCATGGTGTGGCCCATCCGGATCCGCTGCc GTGCTGtcagcctgcaggggctgaggagAGCGAGGACCCCTGAaagtggcactgggagcactgagggagacagccacagcagcactgtcaACTGA
- the LOC132084674 gene encoding GRAM domain-containing protein 2A-like, translating into MPGKLRRSRREVLGEKQWRSTEEKGSAQREQPKLTRSRTYESSCKETEQAAAGRQGPPSPSLSKQDSSYRRAFGELAEQDVLLGCFSCAWQREMPYHGRLYVSSRHICFHSNLLLKDIKAVVPVASISALKKTNTALLVPNAISIRTAKGEKFLFVSLRQREATYQLLRSVCKHLQGSGQSPRDSVSSEETFGKSQISSQSALEQSTPEPNSLPGSLDEPNPRSRQAEDEDGEVALLIPRWVPAAEKGGLWGRAHAVLWAWVTALWSRINPQLSSLNIIITIYLLLMVALLLSSGYIGLRIAELEQQLSFAGAGPRLNLSPQ; encoded by the exons ATGCCGGGGAAGCTGAGGCGCAGCAGGCGGGAGGTGCTGGGGGAGAAGCAGTGGCGGAGCACGGAGGAGAAGGGAAGTGCCCAGCGGGAACAGCCCAAGCTCACCAG ATCCAGGACCTATGAGTCCTCCTGCAAGGAGACGGAGCAGGCGGCTGCGGGCAGGCAGGGACCCCCATCCCCCTCG CTGAGCAAGCAGGACAGCAGCTACCGCCGGGCCTTCGGGGAGCTCGCCGAGCAGGacgtgctgctgggctgcttcTCCTGCGCCTGGCAGAGAGAAATGCCCTACCACGGCCGCCTCTACGTGTCCTCCCGCCACATCTGCTTCCACTCCAACCTTCTGCTCAAGGACAtcaag GCCGTGGTCCCTGTCGCCTCCATCTCAGCCCTCAAAAAGACCAACACGGCGCTGCTGGTGCCCAACGCAATCAGCATCCGCACGGCCAAGGGGGAGAAG TTCCTCTTTGTGTCGCTGCGCCAGCGAGAGGCCACGTACCAGCTCCTGAGGTCGGTGTGCAAACACCTGCAG GGCAGCGGCCAGAGCCCTCGAGACTCAGTGAGCTCCGAGGAAACCTTTGGGAAGTCTCAG ATCTCGAGCCAgtcagccctggagcagagcacccCTGAGCCCAACAGCCTCCCCGGATCCCTGG ATGAGCCCAACCCGCGATCAAGGCAggcagaggatgaggatggtgaggTGGCCCTGCTGATTCCCAGATGGGTGCCCGCAGCAGAGAAAGGCGGCCTCTGGG ggagagcccatGCCGTGCTCTGGGCCTGGGTCACTGCACTTTGGTCCCGGATAAACCCCCAGCTGAGCTCTCTCaacatcatcatcaccatctaCCTGCTGCT CATGGTGGCCTTGCTGCTGTCCTCGGGGTACATCGGGCTGCGCATCgcggagctggagcagcagctgtccTTCGCAGGGGCTGGCCCGCGCCTCAACCTGTCACCGCAGTGa